From a region of the Fusobacterium perfoetens ATCC 29250 genome:
- a CDS encoding linear amide C-N hydrolase, producing MSNFLLSIIGVFFCISLVSFSCTGISIKTQDKNLIQGRTIEYGESNLNSKIVISPKGKQYTSLTPDGQENGLKWNSKYGFVGATVVLDKFIGEGINEKGLNAGLFYFPHYGSLERYNQKFSNESIADMELVGWILSSFSSVDEVIEGLKNVKVVNIGFDEKGNPLPTAHWRVADSSGKNIVIEIINNGEVKIYENKVGVLTNSPDYPWHVKNLNNYVNLYTGNAPSFEVDEEKIFSFGAGTGALGLPGDITPPSRFIRAFFYLNSIGNPENSQLAVNKAFHILNNFDIPIEVEFPKEYKNHIPKDVISATQWTAVSDLNNKEFYYKTMYNSQIRKIDLKKIDFEKVKYQVLDMDTNKEENILEINVK from the coding sequence ATGTCAAATTTTTTATTATCCATTATTGGAGTATTTTTTTGTATATCACTAGTTTCTTTTAGTTGTACAGGAATAAGTATAAAAACTCAAGATAAAAATCTTATTCAAGGAAGAACTATAGAATATGGAGAATCTAATCTTAATAGTAAAATAGTTATTTCTCCAAAAGGAAAACAATATACATCCCTTACTCCAGATGGACAAGAAAATGGACTTAAATGGAATTCTAAATATGGTTTTGTTGGAGCTACTGTAGTTTTAGATAAATTTATTGGAGAGGGAATTAATGAAAAGGGATTAAATGCTGGATTATTTTACTTTCCTCATTATGGAAGTTTAGAAAGATATAATCAAAAATTTTCTAATGAATCTATTGCTGATATGGAATTAGTAGGTTGGATACTTTCAAGTTTTTCTTCTGTTGATGAAGTTATTGAAGGATTAAAGAATGTAAAAGTTGTGAATATTGGATTTGATGAAAAAGGAAATCCTCTTCCTACTGCTCATTGGAGAGTTGCTGACTCATCTGGAAAAAATATTGTTATTGAAATTATAAATAATGGAGAGGTTAAAATTTACGAAAATAAAGTAGGAGTTTTAACAAATTCTCCTGACTATCCTTGGCACGTAAAAAATTTAAATAATTATGTTAATCTTTATACTGGAAATGCTCCATCTTTTGAAGTTGATGAAGAAAAAATATTTTCTTTTGGAGCAGGAACAGGAGCTTTAGGTTTACCTGGAGATATTACTCCACCATCAAGATTTATAAGAGCATTTTTCTATCTAAATTCTATTGGTAATCCTGAAAATTCTCAACTTGCAGTAAATAAGGCTTTTCATATTTTAAATAACTTTGATATTCCTATTGAAGTAGAATTTCCTAAAGAATATAAAAATCATATTCCTAAAGATGTAATAAGTGCTACTCAATGGACTGCTGTAAGTGATTTAAATAATAAAGAGTTTTATTATAAAACTATGTACAATAGCCAAATAAGAAAAATTGATTTAAAGAAAATTGATTTTGAAAAAGTAAAATACCAAGTTTTAGATATGGATACAAATAAAGAAGAAAATATTTTAGAAATAAATGTTAAATAA